A part of Sebastes fasciatus isolate fSebFas1 chromosome 10, fSebFas1.pri, whole genome shotgun sequence genomic DNA contains:
- the tmem33 gene encoding transmembrane protein 33 codes for MADTNQQQSPPPQLGPVQFLMSNKLETAMWLSRLFTVYCSIMFILPILGPYAAANFYQRALLANALTSALRLHQRLPRFQLSRAFLAQALQEDSCHYLLYSLILVNSYPITMSIFPVFLFSLLHATTYTKKVLDSVGPSSLMFIRNLLDKLTSNQQNILKFIACNEIFLMPATVFMLFSGQGSLLLPFIYYRFLTLRYTSRRNPYCRTLFTELRILLEHFIMKPACPAFFRKMCLSSIAFISRLAPTGV; via the exons ATGGCTGACACAAACCAACAACAAAGTCCTCCTCCCCAGCTAGGGCCTGTG CAATTTTTAATGAGTAACAAGTTGGAAACTGCAATGTGGCTTTCACGACTCTTCACCGTCTACTGCTCCATAATGTTTATTCTACCTATTTTGGG ACCCTATGCAGCAGCTAACTTCTATCAGCGAGCTTTGTTAGCGAACGCCCTCACCAGTGCCCTTCGCTTGCATCAGAGGCTTCCACGCTTTCAGCTGAGCAGAGCTTTCTTGGCCCAGGCTCTTCAGGAGGATAGCTGCCATTACCTGCTCTATTCACTCATCCTGGTCAACTCTTACCCCATCACAA TGAGCATCTTCCCagtcttcctcttctccttgcTTCATGCAACCACCTACACAAAGAAAGTCCTTGAT TCTGTGGGCCCCAGCAGCCTGATGTTCATCAGAAACCTCCTGGACAAACTTACATCCAATCAGCAGAACATCCTGAAGTTCATCGCCTGCAATGAGATCTTCCTGATGCCAGCAACTGTTTTTATGCTCTTCAG CGGCCAGGGGAGCTTGTTACTGCCTTTCATTTACTACCGATTCCTCACCCTCCGCTACACATCCAGAAGAAACCCATACTGCCG CACCTTGTTCACAGAACTGCGAATTCTTCTGGAGCACTTCATCATGAAACCCGCCTGCCCCGCCTTCTTCAGGAAGATGTGCCTCAGCAGTATCGCCTTCATCAGCCGCCTCGCCCCCACGGGGGTCTGA
- the bbs7 gene encoding BBSome complex member BBS7, with protein MEIHLNRVDYIQVGVTSQKTMRLLPALGKKATQKVAVADHDGILTCFGMKKGEAVPVFKTLPGQKIARMGLGGAAGTPQEKIFVCSGSQVRGFTKKGKQFLTFEANLTESINAMHVSGADLFVCASYIYNHYCDCKDQNYYLSGDKINDITCLTSENLTRLVPVLACQDRVLRVLQGSELAYDIEVPGPPSVLELYNKDGGEEILYGTTDGKIGLIQIGESSAATKWEIDNDKKKGGILCIDTYDIMGDGVSDILVGRDDGTVEVYGFDSASEPTLRFEHVLSESVTSIQGGCVGKESYDEVLTATYTGWVTGLTTEPQKAEAGPGDEVRMSKEIQSKVEALRAELEQLQVKVLQGREQYQQTSQSSTAVSAVPVFSINDKFTLCQDDASYSLTLEVQTAIDNLLLQSDVPIDLLDVDKNSAVVSFSECDSEQPNGNFLLATYRCQANTTRLELKVRSIEGQYGTLQAYITPRLQPKTCQVRQYQIKPLSLHQRTHSIDQERPMNRLSLVGQFSFAEIHSWVVFCLPEVPEKTPAGESITFYFHNTFLGTQLEATYCKGEGHFKSDNISTISILSDVLSKEATKKKINLNVSYDINDDSVSHTLKMIHPKLEYQLLLARKVQLIDALKELQVHEGNADFLIPEYRNILDESANLLEEYKKQPAHLERLYGMITDLFIDKFKFKGQNVKSKVSSLLEILDNYDLNSLLAFFNEA; from the exons ATGGAGATCCACCTTAATCGAGTTGATTATATTCAG GTCGGTGTGACATCCCAGAAAACTATGAGGCTGCTTCCAGCATTGGGGAAAAAGGCAACCCAAAAG GTCGCTGTTGCAGATCATGATGGTATACTAACGTGTTTTGGGATGAAGAAGGGAGAAGCAGTG CCGGTGTTTAAAACACTTCCAGGGCAGAAAATAGCCAGAATGGGCcttggaggagctgcaggaacTCCACAGGAGAAGATCTTTGTTTGTTCTGGATCTCAGGTTCGCGGATTCACCAAGAAAGGCAAACAGTTCCTCACCTTTGAAGCCAACCTCACTGAGAGCATCAACGCCAT GCATGTCTCAGGCGCTGATCTTTTTGTGTGTGCGAGTTACATCTACAACCACTACTGTGACTGCAAGGACCAAAACTACTACCTCTCTGGAGACAAAATCAATGATATCACATGTTTGACCTCAGAAAACCTGACTCGCCTCGTCCCGGTCCTGGCCTGCCAAGATCGGGTTCTCAGAGTCTTGCAG GGATCCGAGCTTGCCTATGACATTGAGGTCCCTGGCCCTCCGTCTGTCTTGGAACTGTACAACAAAGATGGAG GAGAGGAAATCCTCTATGGAACTACAGATGGCAAAATAGGATTGATCCAGATCGGTGAGAGCTCAGCTGCGACCAAATGGGAGATCGACAACGACAAAAAGAAAGGAG GAATTCTTTGCATCGACACTTATGACATTATGGGAGACGGAGTGAGTGACATCCTGGTGGGCCGGGATGACGGGACGGTTGAGGTCTATGGTTTCGACAGCGCCAGTGAGCCCACATTACGCTTTGAGCAT GTGTTGTCAGAGAGCGTAACTTCCATCCAGGGTGGCTGCGTGGGGAAGGAGTCATATGATGAGGTCTTGACTGCCACTTACACag GGTGGGTGACTGGTTTGACCACTGAGCCCCAGAAGGCTGAGGCCGGCCCCGGAGACGAGGTCAGAATGAGTAAGGAGATCCAGTCCAAAGTAGAAGCACTCAG GGCAGAGCTGGAGCAACTGCAGGTCAAAGTCCTGCAGGGCCGTGAGCAGTACCAACAGACCTCTCAGTCGAGCACAGCCGTCTCTGCTGTGCCCGTCTTCAGCATCAACGACAAGTTCACCCTCTGCCAGGACGACGCCAGCTACAGCCTCACTCTCGAGGTGCAGACAGCCATCGACAACCTGCTGCTCCAG AGTGACGTCCCCATAGACCTGCTGGATGTGGATAAGAACTCAGCTGTTGTCAGTTTCAGTGAATGTGATTCAGAG CAGCCTAATGGGAACTTCCTGCTGGCCACGTACAGATGTCAAGCTAACACTACCAGACTCGAGCTCAAG GTGAGGTCCATCGAGGGACAGTATGGGACCCTGCAGGCTTACATTACCCCCAGACTGCAACCAAAGACGTGCCAGGTCCGCCAGTACCAGATCAAACCTCTGTCCCTCCACCAGCGGACACACAGTATAGACCAAGAAAG GCCCATGAACAGGCTCAGTCTGGTGGGGCAGTTCAGTTTTGCTGAGATCCACTCCTGGGTGGTCTTCTGTTTGCCAGAGGTGCCTGAGAAAACACCAGCAGGAGAGAGCATCACTTTCTATTTCCACAACACCTTTCTTGGGACACAGCTTGAAGCCACCTACTG CAAAGGGGAAGGTCACTTCAAGTCAGACAACATCTCTACCATCTCCATACTGAGTGATGTTCTCTCTAAAGAAGCCACCAAGAAGAAAATCAATCTGAACGTTTCATATG ATATAAATGATGACTCTGTGAGCCACACCCTGAAAATGATACATCCAAAGCTGGAGTACCAGCTGTTGTTGGCTAGAAAAGTTCAGCTTATCGATGCACTTAAA GAGCTTCAGGTTCATGAGGGGAACGCCGACTTCCTCATCCCAGAGTATCGCAACATCTTGGACGAATCTGCTAATCTCCTCGAGGAGTACAAGAAGCAGCCAGCGCACCTCGAGAGGCTTTATG